Proteins from a genomic interval of bacterium:
- the gatA gene encoding Asp-tRNA(Asn)/Glu-tRNA(Gln) amidotransferase subunit GatA, which yields MTELLAKLTLHEVKDKLRSKEVKPSEVLDSLLKRIEALDGKVGSYLYVDAEGARAKAKKFDELFAQKSDLPPLAGIPMSPKDIYLTKGMPTTCASKILKGYIPPYNSTVINKCEEAGLYMVGKINLDEFAMGSSNENSAYQSVKNPWNLACVPGGSSGGSAAALAADLCIATLGTDTGGSIRQPAAFCGVVGLKPTYGRVSRYGVIAFASSLDQMGPMTKDVEDTALLMNVISGYDKNDSTSVNMSVPDYTKFLNLGIKGKKIGIPKEYFADGLDGEVRTSIDKAIQTLKDLGAEIQEVSLPTTQYATAVYYILAPAEASSNLARYDGIRYGFRADGNNLKEIYENSKTAGFGPEVKRRIMLGTYVLSAGYYDAYYIKAQKARTVITNDFNEAFKKVDVLLTPTTPTTAFKIGEKSSDPLQMYLSDICTIAVNLAGLPGMSLPCGFDSKGLPIGMQLIGKAFDEGTLIQVGHAYEQATPWHKKKPIF from the coding sequence ATGACTGAATTATTAGCCAAACTTACACTCCACGAAGTAAAAGATAAACTGCGCTCTAAAGAAGTAAAGCCGTCCGAAGTGCTGGATAGCTTGCTAAAGCGTATTGAGGCTCTCGATGGCAAGGTTGGTTCTTATCTCTATGTAGATGCCGAAGGGGCACGAGCAAAGGCTAAAAAATTTGATGAGCTCTTTGCGCAAAAATCCGATTTACCGCCTTTGGCCGGTATCCCCATGTCTCCTAAAGATATTTATTTAACCAAAGGCATGCCTACCACCTGTGCCTCTAAAATTTTAAAAGGCTATATCCCGCCTTATAATTCCACCGTTATTAACAAATGTGAAGAGGCGGGCCTGTACATGGTTGGAAAAATTAATTTGGATGAATTTGCCATGGGCTCTTCCAACGAAAACTCGGCTTATCAATCTGTTAAAAATCCTTGGAATTTGGCATGTGTGCCCGGCGGATCGTCGGGTGGTTCGGCGGCAGCTTTAGCCGCCGATTTGTGTATTGCAACCTTAGGCACCGATACAGGTGGCTCTATCCGTCAGCCAGCAGCGTTTTGCGGAGTTGTTGGTTTAAAACCCACCTATGGTCGTGTGAGTCGTTATGGAGTGATTGCTTTTGCCAGTAGCCTCGATCAGATGGGCCCCATGACAAAAGATGTGGAAGATACAGCGCTCTTGATGAATGTGATTTCGGGTTACGATAAAAACGATTCTACGTCGGTAAACATGTCGGTTCCCGATTATACCAAGTTTTTAAATTTGGGAATTAAGGGTAAAAAAATAGGGATTCCCAAAGAATATTTTGCTGATGGATTAGACGGCGAAGTACGAACCTCTATTGATAAAGCCATTCAAACCTTAAAAGATTTAGGTGCCGAAATACAAGAAGTGAGTTTGCCTACCACGCAATATGCAACAGCCGTGTATTATATTTTGGCCCCCGCCGAAGCCAGCAGCAATTTAGCGCGTTATGATGGTATTCGTTATGGTTTTAGGGCCGATGGAAATAATTTAAAAGAGATTTACGAAAATTCTAAAACGGCAGGTTTTGGCCCCGAAGTAAAACGCCGTATTATGCTGGGCACCTATGTGCTCTCGGCGGGTTACTACGATGCGTATTACATTAAAGCTCAAAAAGCGCGTACGGTAATTACCAACGATTTTAACGAAGCGTTTAAAAAAGTGGATGTACTCTTAACACCTACAACACCCACCACTGCATTTAAAATCGGCGAAAAATCATCCGATCCTCTTCAAATGTATCTCTCGGATATTTGCACTATCGCCGTTAACTTGGCCGGTCTTCCTGGCATGAGTCTCCCATGTGGTTTTGATAGCAAAGGTTTGCCGATTGGCATGCAGCTTATTGGAAAAGCCTTTGATGAAGGAACCCTTATTCAGGTAGGGCATGCTTATGAGCAGGCAACCCCGTGGCATAAGAAAAAACCTATTTTTTAA
- the aroB gene encoding 3-dehydroquinate synthase: MKKLSLNLGKNSYTIFIGAGILGSREIKKTISSFKFTKTFLLTNTTVARLYKAKIKKHFPQASLIIIPDGEKYKNSRTMDKIYNALAKGRADRKSGLIALGGGVVGDMGGFAAASFMRGIPYIQIPTTLLSQVDSSVGGKTGIDLPSGKNLVGAFYQPRAVFIDTDFLKTLPKREFLCGLAEVIKYGMIWDKKFFDYLKNSTNEILKCKTSVLEKIIHTSCTIKAKVVEKDEKESNLRAILNFGHTMGHAAETLSGFSSIHHGEAVAMGMVYAAFLSEKKKLCPKGTAVALTTLLKKIGLPVNLPRFSKARYAKTIALDKKAKADTITYVTIKQIGKAHLVDLKPHDIVRYL, encoded by the coding sequence ATGAAAAAACTATCTCTTAATCTCGGAAAAAATTCTTATACCATCTTCATCGGCGCTGGCATCCTCGGTTCGCGTGAAATTAAAAAAACGATCTCGTCATTCAAGTTCACCAAAACATTTCTCTTAACCAACACCACAGTTGCGAGACTCTACAAAGCGAAAATAAAAAAGCATTTTCCTCAAGCCTCTCTCATTATTATTCCCGACGGCGAAAAATATAAAAACAGCCGTACCATGGATAAAATTTATAATGCTTTGGCAAAAGGCCGTGCCGACCGTAAAAGCGGGCTTATTGCTTTAGGTGGTGGCGTTGTGGGTGATATGGGTGGTTTTGCAGCCGCAAGCTTTATGCGTGGCATCCCGTATATTCAAATTCCCACCACCCTCCTCTCTCAGGTAGATAGCTCCGTTGGGGGAAAAACGGGTATCGATCTGCCTTCGGGCAAAAATTTAGTGGGAGCTTTTTATCAACCTAGAGCTGTCTTTATAGATACCGACTTCTTAAAAACTCTCCCCAAACGTGAATTTCTTTGTGGCCTGGCCGAAGTTATTAAATACGGCATGATTTGGGATAAAAAGTTTTTTGATTATTTGAAAAATAGCACCAACGAGATTCTTAAGTGCAAAACTTCTGTTTTAGAAAAAATTATCCACACTTCATGCACCATTAAAGCCAAGGTAGTGGAAAAAGACGAAAAAGAAAGCAATCTGCGCGCCATTCTTAATTTTGGCCATACCATGGGGCACGCCGCCGAAACCTTGTCGGGTTTTTCCAGCATTCATCACGGTGAAGCGGTAGCTATGGGCATGGTGTATGCGGCCTTTCTCTCCGAAAAGAAAAAATTATGTCCAAAAGGAACGGCTGTTGCTCTAACAACGCTTCTTAAAAAAATAGGCCTGCCTGTGAATCTTCCCCGTTTTTCTAAGGCTCGTTATGCTAAAACCATTGCTCTTGATAAAAAAGCAAAAGCCGATACAATCACCTACGTTACCATTAAACAAATCGGCAAAGCACACTTAGTAGATTTGAAGCCACATGACATTGTGAGGTATCTGTAA
- a CDS encoding prepilin peptidase — protein MLPQNILLIEALLLGLVVGSFLNVCILRIPQNQTIGGRSACPKCNKKIAWYDNIPVFSFIILMGKCRGCKTKISWQYPLVELVTAILSVATLIHFNFSILSYGLWFIFFICPLVTLSVIDMKIQIIPDSISLPGIASGIITTLILNRPAYLESLKFSGLGLLSGGGSLLLIAIVFEKLRNKEGMGGGDIKLAAMLGAFTGMKGVLFTFFVSSILALIFFILRAIFIKLTKKEDNGSDYMIPYGPFLSAASLIYLFFGENIINWYLLFLKSPHHS, from the coding sequence ATGTTACCTCAAAATATCCTGTTAATAGAAGCCCTTCTTTTAGGCTTAGTGGTTGGCTCCTTTTTAAACGTGTGCATTTTACGTATTCCACAAAATCAAACAATAGGTGGCCGATCGGCCTGCCCCAAATGTAATAAAAAAATAGCCTGGTACGACAACATTCCCGTGTTTAGTTTTATAATACTGATGGGAAAATGCCGTGGTTGCAAAACCAAAATTAGCTGGCAATACCCATTGGTGGAACTGGTAACCGCTATCTTATCGGTAGCAACACTCATTCACTTTAACTTTAGCATTTTGTCTTACGGCCTGTGGTTTATCTTCTTTATTTGCCCTCTTGTTACCTTGTCGGTGATCGACATGAAAATTCAGATTATTCCCGATTCTATATCACTACCCGGAATTGCAAGCGGCATTATCACTACCCTCATATTAAATAGACCTGCTTATTTAGAATCTCTCAAATTTTCGGGCTTGGGCCTTTTATCAGGAGGAGGCTCTCTTCTACTCATTGCCATTGTCTTTGAAAAACTACGCAACAAAGAAGGTATGGGTGGTGGCGATATTAAGCTTGCAGCCATGCTGGGAGCCTTTACAGGCATGAAAGGGGTTCTCTTTACTTTCTTTGTCAGCTCCATTTTAGCCCTCATATTCTTTATTTTAAGGGCTATTTTCATCAAGTTAACCAAAAAAGAAGATAATGGTAGCGATTATATGATCCCTTATGGCCCATTTTTAAGCGCTGCATCGCTTATTTATCTCTTTTTTGGGGAAAATATCATCAATTGGTATCTCTTATTCCTCAAATCCCCACACCATTCTTAA
- the hisH gene encoding imidazole glycerol phosphate synthase subunit HisH, which produces MTIAVIDYEMGNLKSVSKALESQGASVTVTRDPSVIKNASKIVLPGVGAYGMCMDNLKKFGLVEVIKESIASGKRFLGICLGLQLLFEESEEFGPIQGLGVLKGKVKKFKGDLKVPQIGWNTVNAKKGSTLFKDIENNSRFYFVHSYYVEPQDKSLIASTTPYGIEYCSSVEKDNIVAVQFHPEKSQATGLKMLKNFVELK; this is translated from the coding sequence ATGACAATCGCGGTTATCGATTACGAAATGGGCAACTTAAAAAGTGTGTCCAAAGCGCTGGAATCTCAGGGCGCTTCTGTAACTGTGACGCGTGATCCGTCCGTTATCAAAAACGCCTCTAAAATTGTACTGCCGGGAGTAGGGGCTTATGGCATGTGCATGGATAATCTTAAAAAATTTGGCTTAGTCGAGGTGATTAAAGAGTCGATTGCCTCTGGCAAAAGGTTTTTGGGAATTTGTTTGGGGCTGCAACTTTTATTTGAAGAATCCGAAGAATTTGGCCCCATACAAGGCTTGGGTGTTTTAAAAGGGAAAGTAAAAAAGTTTAAAGGCGATTTAAAAGTACCGCAGATTGGTTGGAATACGGTAAATGCAAAAAAAGGATCAACTTTATTTAAAGACATTGAAAACAATTCGCGCTTTTATTTTGTGCACTCGTATTACGTGGAGCCGCAAGACAAGTCGCTTATTGCGTCTACAACGCCGTACGGGATTGAATATTGCTCGAGTGTAGAAAAAGACAATATTGTGGCTGTGCAATTCCACCCGGAAAAAAGTCAGGCGACGGGTTT
- a CDS encoding shikimate kinase, whose protein sequence is MNAPLPIFISGMMGTGKSTIGRLIAKQLQIKFIDLDHLIEKTAGMSINDIFNTHGEAHFRSLESRLLLQTSHKKAVISLGGGAILKAQNRDILKRGTWINLHTTATILFKRIGKSKKRPKLGIQVTQETIEALLKARSPFYGLAPLQVETGLFAKKMVADKIIRFLCSRAFPLIKQERI, encoded by the coding sequence ATGAACGCCCCTCTCCCCATTTTTATTTCCGGCATGATGGGCACCGGCAAAAGCACCATTGGCCGCCTGATAGCCAAACAATTACAAATTAAATTTATCGATTTAGATCATCTCATTGAGAAAACAGCCGGCATGAGCATTAATGATATCTTTAATACACATGGAGAAGCCCATTTCAGGAGTTTAGAAAGCCGTTTATTATTACAAACCTCTCATAAAAAAGCCGTAATCAGCCTGGGTGGTGGGGCAATTTTAAAAGCCCAAAATCGTGATATCTTAAAGCGTGGCACCTGGATTAATCTCCACACCACAGCCACAATTCTTTTTAAACGGATTGGCAAATCTAAAAAAAGACCCAAACTGGGAATACAAGTAACACAGGAAACTATTGAAGCTCTTTTAAAAGCCAGATCCCCGTTTTACGGGCTTGCGCCATTACAGGTAGAAACCGGCCTCTTTGCCAAAAAAATGGTGGCCGATAAAATCATTCGTTTTTTATGCAGCCGTGCTTTTCCGCTTATCAAACAAGAGAGAATATGA
- a CDS encoding helix-turn-helix transcriptional regulator, translating to MVSDKIEKIKNNVRKIREDMLMSKAELGRSAGLSPLTIDRVENGMVCRMDTKRKIILALGLKLTDKEKVFP from the coding sequence ATGGTTTCCGACAAAATTGAAAAAATTAAAAACAATGTCCGCAAAATCCGCGAAGACATGCTGATGAGTAAAGCCGAACTTGGCCGTAGCGCTGGTCTGTCCCCTCTTACCATCGACCGCGTTGAAAACGGCATGGTGTGCCGCATGGACACCAAACGTAAAATTATTTTAGCCTTGGGTTTAAAACTGACTGATAAAGAAAAAGTATTTCCTTAA
- the hisB gene encoding imidazoleglycerol-phosphate dehydratase HisB has translation MKNRSAKVVRKTKETDISLNLNIDGTGQYSIKTPIPFFTHMLEAISRHGLFDITLKAKGDIDVDDHHLVEDVGLVLGEAFTKALGDKKGIRRYGHFTLPMDEVLSMAAVDFSGRPAFVYKSPVKSGKIKNFDIDLVNEFFQAFVNAAAINLHLHVLESGNKHHVVESLFKAFTRAVDMATQIDPRVKSIPSTKGKL, from the coding sequence ATGAAAAACCGCAGCGCCAAAGTTGTCCGTAAAACCAAAGAAACGGACATTAGCCTAAATCTTAACATCGACGGTACCGGGCAGTATTCTATTAAAACGCCCATCCCGTTTTTTACACACATGCTCGAGGCGATTAGTCGCCACGGCTTGTTTGATATCACGCTTAAAGCCAAAGGTGATATCGATGTGGATGATCATCATTTAGTTGAAGATGTGGGCCTGGTGTTGGGCGAAGCGTTTACCAAAGCCTTGGGCGATAAAAAAGGCATACGTCGTTATGGTCACTTTACCTTGCCCATGGACGAGGTGCTCTCGATGGCTGCGGTAGATTTTTCGGGCCGTCCGGCCTTTGTTTATAAGAGTCCCGTTAAAAGCGGCAAAATCAAAAACTTTGATATCGATCTCGTGAACGAGTTCTTCCAGGCCTTTGTGAATGCAGCTGCTATCAATTTGCACCTCCATGTGCTTGAAAGCGGCAACAAACACCATGTAGTGGAATCGCTCTTTAAGGCCTTTACCCGTGCGGTGGATATGGCCACACAAATTGACCCTCGTGTTAAAAGTATTCCTTCTACCAAAGGCAAGTTATAG
- a CDS encoding class I SAM-dependent methyltransferase, which yields MKFPEIEIKTSVQGQEGRFFVRASEWAADSINFEFKETLFSTSGLIEFNAQTGTLNIKLSSPIQTHQDKQQEVNAYFKAVIKLFINNFRYGWMPQAHEKTDYTIDYHRGKNYLEASDNEKNIKKMQANIIKLIASPHKALVAGCSDGALVEALQEKEIKTFGFDIVPNLHQMVRPHLKNFIREGSASQIPYNEADSFDTFVAIDVLEHIPENEIALMVEEWLRLDIKKLVLLINLNDWFYEGHITMRPLPWWLSQWSAHFKHVQTFKNFPQFEPLYSNKRTYNQQWVYCEKSFS from the coding sequence ATGAAATTTCCGGAAATTGAAATAAAAACATCGGTTCAAGGCCAGGAAGGCCGTTTTTTTGTGAGGGCCAGTGAATGGGCGGCTGATTCAATTAACTTTGAATTTAAAGAAACCCTGTTTTCAACTTCAGGATTGATAGAATTTAACGCTCAAACGGGTACACTCAATATTAAGCTTTCTTCTCCCATTCAAACCCATCAAGATAAACAGCAAGAAGTAAACGCTTATTTTAAAGCGGTCATCAAATTGTTCATTAATAACTTTCGATACGGCTGGATGCCGCAAGCGCACGAAAAAACAGACTACACCATCGACTATCACCGCGGTAAAAATTATTTGGAAGCAAGCGATAACGAAAAAAATATTAAAAAGATGCAGGCCAATATTATTAAACTTATCGCCTCGCCTCACAAAGCATTGGTTGCCGGCTGCTCGGATGGAGCTTTGGTTGAAGCTCTTCAGGAAAAAGAAATAAAAACTTTTGGTTTTGATATTGTGCCCAATTTACACCAAATGGTACGCCCACATCTCAAAAATTTTATTCGTGAAGGATCAGCTAGCCAAATACCGTACAACGAAGCAGACAGCTTTGATACTTTTGTGGCTATCGATGTTTTAGAACACATTCCCGAAAACGAAATAGCGTTGATGGTAGAAGAATGGCTGCGTTTGGACATTAAAAAACTGGTACTCTTGATTAATTTAAACGATTGGTTTTACGAAGGCCATATCACCATGCGCCCCCTCCCTTGGTGGCTATCGCAATGGAGCGCGCACTTTAAACATGTGCAAACTTTCAAAAATTTTCCGCAATTTGAGCCGCTTTACAGCAACAAAAGAACTTATAATCAGCAGTGGGTGTATTGTGAAAAATCTTTTTCTTAA
- the moeB gene encoding molybdopterin-synthase adenylyltransferase MoeB — MSGVQDYLSKLKQDIKEITAQEVKAKIDNKENIHIIDVREKEETNGGIVPGADTISKGLLEMKIAGAEPKLDREIILYCAGGNRSAMAAKALQDMGYKNVLSMKGGYSAWQHAGLPIQQQKSLSADRLARYARHLSMPEVGEAGQIKLSEAKVLLIGAGGLGSPAGLYLAAAGVGTVGIIDNDTVDRSNLQRQILHDESWVGLSKVASAQHRMKGINSDVNVIPHNVRLDRTNVKEIFSKYDIIVNGCDNFATRYLINDACVFLKKPLVDGSIFRFEGQVTVFDTSKGGPCYRCLYPLPPPPEMAPSCQEAGVFGVLPGIIGSLQAVEVIKVALGIGEPLVGKLLLYDALKQKFRELKIRRDKTCPVCGDNPTIKELIDYEWFCTTGNVKH; from the coding sequence ATGTCTGGCGTTCAGGATTATCTCTCAAAATTAAAACAAGATATTAAAGAAATTACCGCTCAAGAAGTAAAAGCCAAAATCGACAATAAGGAAAACATCCACATTATCGACGTGCGCGAAAAAGAAGAAACCAACGGAGGAATCGTGCCGGGGGCGGATACGATCAGCAAGGGTTTACTCGAAATGAAAATAGCGGGTGCCGAACCCAAGCTTGATCGCGAAATCATTCTCTACTGCGCCGGTGGCAATCGTTCGGCCATGGCTGCTAAAGCCTTGCAAGACATGGGCTATAAAAATGTTCTTTCCATGAAAGGTGGCTACTCGGCGTGGCAACATGCGGGGCTTCCCATTCAACAACAAAAATCACTTTCGGCCGATAGATTAGCCCGTTACGCCCGTCACTTATCGATGCCCGAAGTAGGCGAAGCGGGACAAATTAAATTATCCGAAGCTAAAGTGCTACTCATCGGCGCTGGTGGTTTGGGTTCGCCTGCCGGTTTGTATTTGGCTGCTGCCGGTGTGGGTACTGTTGGTATTATTGATAACGATACAGTGGACCGTTCCAATTTACAGCGTCAGATTTTGCATGATGAATCCTGGGTGGGGCTTTCTAAGGTAGCCAGCGCCCAGCATCGCATGAAAGGGATTAATTCTGATGTGAATGTAATTCCTCACAATGTGCGTTTGGACCGTACCAATGTTAAAGAAATTTTTTCTAAGTACGACATCATCGTAAACGGTTGCGATAATTTTGCGACGCGCTACCTTATCAACGATGCGTGCGTGTTTTTAAAGAAGCCACTTGTTGATGGTTCTATTTTTAGATTTGAAGGACAAGTAACGGTGTTTGATACCTCTAAAGGTGGCCCTTGCTACCGTTGTTTGTATCCTTTGCCTCCGCCGCCTGAAATGGCTCCCAGTTGCCAAGAGGCCGGTGTGTTTGGAGTGCTCCCTGGTATCATTGGTTCGCTTCAGGCGGTTGAAGTTATTAAAGTGGCGCTTGGTATTGGCGAACCTTTAGTGGGTAAGCTTTTACTGTACGATGCGCTTAAACAAAAATTTCGCGAGCTTAAAATTAGACGCGATAAAACCTGCCCTGTGTGCGGTGATAACCCAACAATCAAGGAATTGATTGATTACGAATGGTTTTGCACCACGGGGAATGTAAAACATTAA
- the gatC gene encoding Asp-tRNA(Asn)/Glu-tRNA(Gln) amidotransferase subunit GatC gives MLSLDDVKKIALLSRLKLSDSELEKFSRELSDILQYVDKLNELKLDNIQATSHAVAMTNVFRDDIVVEAGIGETVFKVAPQAEDNLFVVPKVI, from the coding sequence ATGCTATCACTTGACGATGTTAAAAAAATTGCACTGCTTTCCCGGCTTAAACTTTCGGATTCCGAGCTCGAAAAATTTTCGCGCGAGCTGTCGGATATTCTTCAATACGTCGATAAATTAAATGAACTCAAACTGGATAATATCCAGGCTACATCGCATGCCGTAGCTATGACCAATGTTTTTCGTGACGATATTGTAGTAGAAGCGGGTATAGGTGAGACTGTTTTTAAAGTTGCACCTCAAGCTGAAGATAACTTATTTGTTGTGCCCAAGGTAATTTAA